The Triticum aestivum cultivar Chinese Spring chromosome 5A, IWGSC CS RefSeq v2.1, whole genome shotgun sequence genomic sequence CAAGATCTGAGGGTTGAATTTGTGGAGGCGGTGGTTCCAGTCCTGAATCCAGAGCACTTTGAGATGTTCAAGAAAATACATGGAGGGCGCAGTAGCTGGCAGCCCTTTGTATGTCGTCGGCAGATCGAGGATGAGACCGTCGGGCCCTTTGACATCGCGCAGCAGCTGCAAGGATATGCAAACCAGGAGATTGTAAAGGCAATTGTTGCCGCATCCTCGTCGACGATGGTGCAGGCCAAGCCACCTAATAACAACAAAGGTAAAGCTGCCATTACTAGCCTGGTCGCCGAGAACCATGCTGGTTCTTCCAGTGCTGCCATTATCAATGACAAAATCATGCAGAAGCATATGGCCCCTCCATCTCCATGCAGCACAACTCCTTCCAGCTCTGTTGTTGGTGACAATACCATGGAGAAGCACAACCAGAAGCGCCCTCCATGCAGTGCAGCTGCTTCCAACTCTATTATCGTTGACAAAACCATGGAGAAGCAGAAGGAGATGTCCCCTCCATGCAGCGTAACTCCTTCCAGCTCTGTTATTGGTGACAAAATcatgaagcagaagcagaagccaCCTCCATGCAGTGCAACTCCTTCAAGCACTGTTATCAGTGATAAAACCATGGAGAAGCAGAAGCCCCCCGCATGCAGCGCAACTCCTTCCAGTTCCAGCTCTGTTATGGGTGACAAAGCCATGGAGAAGCAGAAGGAGAAGGAAATGCCCCCTCCATGCAGCGCAGCTCCACACAGTGTCACCATTGGCCAGACCGTCGGAAGCAGTGTCGTTCCCCGCAGCGTGGTGAACTGTCAGGCCACCGCACAGAATCAGCCGCCCCTGAGTGGTACTAGTAATGCAGCAGCCAGTGATGTGTCAACCATGGTGAACCCTGCTGAGAAGATGTTCCAGCCCGGCGTCCGTCTTGAAGCCCTAAGCCAAGACAGCAGCGTGAGGGGCTGTTGGTTCAAATGTGTGGTACTCAAGAGGAACGAGAAAAATGACAAGATCTGGGTGCGGTACCAAGACCTTCGAAAACCCGAGGGCAAAGGACAGCTCAAGGTCGGTCCtgcttcctcttctttctctggtaTACATCTTGCATGtgttgacgatgatgatggtgtgtgtgctcAACACTAGTTTCCTTTCCTTGTTTTGCAGGAATGGCTCAAAGTTGCAAGAACTGCGGAGCCTGACCGCCTGGGCATTCGCCTTGCCAAAAGGCCCATGCTCCGCCCACAGCTCCCATCATGCTACAGGAAGATCGAGTCTCCGGTGGATATCGGGGTCATCGTCGACGCGTGGCTGAACGGCGGATGGTGGGAGGGGATCGTGCTGTAGCAGGAGACTGCTGGCCACGTCAAAGTTTATCTCCAAGGTGAGCTAGCCAGCTTTGAGCTCTCTTGTAATGGTAGTACACTACATACTCGGTTAGTACTTACTAGAACACTGGACTGGAGCTctgcctcatgcatgcatgcttgcTTGCTGAAATTTCCAGGGGAGGGGAGACTCGTGGAGTTCAAAGTGGACGCTCTGCGCAAGTCGTTTGAGTGGCGTGAGGAGCAGTGGATGCCTCTGGATGCAAGGCAAGATGTTGCAGCCAAGATAACCCTTGACCTGAAGAAGCGGaaggcggcggccgcggccgcggcaagCCCAGCAGGACTGCTGCTGCAACCTCGGGAGGATCCTGGAACTGCAAACTCTGTTCCTCCACGGAAGAGGATCCTGGAACTGGGTCACCCTTCCAAGGAAGAAAGGCTGCAGGATGGAAAGAGCAAGGGTCCTGCTGATGAACCTGCCAAGACAGTTCCAGACAAGGCAAGCCCGCAGCAGCGCCGTGAGGAGGGTGATGGAGATGGCCTGTCCTGTGGCGGCGGCTCAGCTGATGCCAAGCGGTGCCGGGTTGATCCTGCAAACTCTGACAGCCTCAACTACGCTGAACGCAAGGGCAAGGCTGCGAAATCTTCTGGCGTCAAGAAAATGGGGTCTTCGGAGGGCAGCGGCAGCCAGGGAGGCACCAGTGGCTCCGGCTCCAGTGGAGGCGCTGCGCCGGTGAAGCCAGCAGTGCCTATTAAGGAGATATGTGTCACCAATGGAGAGGCTCCTCTCGTCGCCATGGACGAATCGGAGGTGATCGATCTGACCATGTATGACTGAAGCTGGTAGCAGGATATGATGAAGTCTCTCTGGCCTCAACTTTCCATTCATGAACTGTTATTTCTCAAACATTTCGTTCATTCGCCTATCGCATGTGTGCGTGATTTTTATTACCATTCTAGGCACATAGTTGTTTGTGCTTTCTGAACTTCAAATAAAAGGAGACATTCGTCGTATGTTTTGCTCCTCATCTTTGGTGTCTGTCAACTACTTGTCAGGAATTCTTGTTTTTTTCAGCTCAaaaaaaaatattcttgtttttcttcttcctggaGTACACCAAGCGGTGTATCATCATGCATCCAAAGGAGAAAGCCAGGCAAGTTGTTGGCTTGGTGGTTCAGCTCCCCAAACTGGCCCAGGAATCTGATCCTGCCCAAATATGCTGCAGGTAGTTTTCACTGTCTGGACACCAATTCTAGTCTTACTGCTAGTACTTCACTGGGTAGCCGATTTCCTTGCAGCATATTAATCTCCTGGTGAAACTGGCTGGGTCAAACTAGCCAGCTACATAATCTGGTGgcctgcaactttccaccattatcACCACTTATCACCGCGAAAGCGCAGGATGATTCTCGTTTTCGCTTGTAAAGATGAAGTCTAGATTCTAATTCCAAGCGCACACAAGGCTGGCGGAGTCAAGACTGATGCCATGAGAAACTAGATAGAAAAGCTCGGATATGTTCACACAGATTTTGCGTAGCCTTTTCCTAGGTTGTTCTCGCTGTGGCGCATAGATGTCTTTATTATTGTGAGGCTTCTGTCACCACTAGTGTATCGATCTCTATCGGCATAATGAATGGTACTTGATATACATAAGAGATACTACGTAGTATGTGGAAGAGAAGAATGGCATTAGTGAGATCAAATTCCAGCAATTTTGCGTCTCATAGGCTACACTGCAAAATTTCGGATACACCGAACAACATTGTTTTCTGAGCTTGAAGCGTAAATTTCTATTTCTAGAATTGATGGCGGACAGAGATAGTTGCAGTAAACCCTTTTTAGATGAGGCCAAGAGCCTCAGATGTTTTCGCCTCAACAAGTCTGGTGCCTCATTGCTAACAGCCCAGTGCCCCAACATGTCATCTTCCATGCCACTTGTCACTTGAGCGGTATTGGGACAAGCAATTATTTTGTTGAACAACCTCAATCGTATAAGCAGGCATTACAATACGATTCAACACATCATCTAGATACCCTAGCACAAGAATGGGCAGCGGGGCTGGTGCTTCACCCAGTCCGTGTGCGTGCATCTGTTGCTCAGGGCAGTTCCTGGCTGTGGTGGGAAGGCACATGCAGACGCCGACGAACCAGCGAACATGAGGATTGCATCAACCGGTTGCTTGCTGCACCCAACAACGGCCTACTGGCCTCTCGCGCAATGCCAACCTGGATGCCGGTCACCAACAATTGTACGTACATGGCACACATCATTATCTAGTTTTTTTTACGCGTCATCCCATGGTTTGACCTGTCCCAAAGAGGCGCTCTGTGCCAAAGCATCCCGTTCACACATAGCACATACGATGATTTAGAAAATGTATCGTAAGTAAATTAAGGAGTAGTAGAAGATTGGATGGAAGCAAATTCACGAGAGGATGGAAAAAAGGGTGCATGCACCAGATGAAAGTATCCGGTGTGTGTAGATGACCCATGCACAAAAATTAGTGAAGGAAAGCttaccttttctttctttctttggagtGGCCTGAAGGAAGAGGACGAGATGTAGAAAGGCAATACCTAGTAGAAAATTAATAATGCAATAATACGCTGAGGAGAACGGACAGATGAGGAGACAGAAACGGGAAAGTTGTAACCAGCCTTTATTTTTAGCACGTTATACAACTGTCACGCCGTAGAGCAACGAAGAGGTGTACACACACCGGTGGCCATGACAAGTGTCGTGTTAGTCAAAAAGGTAGTTGCTAAAATAAGAAAATACTTAAGACGAGCATTTATCACGATGAAATTTCTAATAAGATTTGATCAAAGTATGTTATACATAGAATCACATCCCTGGCGGCCATTGAGTGAATAGCTCCAAACACTTTGCTATCATCACCATAGGACTTTCTTATTTTCAACCCTAGcaataagagcaactctagcagaccccgcaaaacgcccgGTCTGCAAAAATTCCGGCAAGTATGCGGGCTCGGGCCATTTTTGCGGCCAGAACAGAGCCGCATATTCGCCCAGCCCACAAAAACTTTTGCCGCAGCCCACAAACCGCACGTCCCGAGCACTACAAGAGCAACTCTAGTAGACCCCGCAAAACGCTGGCCCACAAAGCGCATTTGTAGTTCACGCAAAACAGCTTTTGCGGGCCGACGCGGGCTGGTacagatgcagaccccccaaacggattcgtaaaaaagtatattcgcaGAATATgctttttacgggtcggctatgcgGGTTCTGCTCTTTGCGCCGCTGCATCCCCGCATATTATCAGCCCGCAAATCTCAAATCCAACATAATTCAACAATCGAAAACAAATTGAATTATTCAAATCAAACATAAAATAATAATCATCCGCATtataaataattattcaaatcatcGTAGCAAACTTAAATTAATGCCCGcggcaatttgcctcgcaagcttcaacaattttcataaaaagggatcggcgcattcgataccttctgcggaagaggtgcacaggatatgtaggattctccgaagaataatcttgcatcaacatctcgtttccAAGATGGCGATTCCGCGGAATGCACAGACGCCTGACAGTAGATCCTCGCCTCCTCTTCCGGTACTCGTCTTCATGCTCCTTCACGGCAAAC encodes the following:
- the LOC123107034 gene encoding uncharacterized protein, with protein sequence MSSSRSRAAVVDEGIAKTAAREWVGWEEEVVLGHDDGEERKVCYYLLRAAPQDSGKSERDLAVVGKYWGPGNIAYSADVQFLLSLETALESGSASARLVTLASEITGLRWKSRREIMDWLTSLVSDPPYGAFGLTCPDHHDGGSAASKVILATAGENKEGFTWICKLPNLDQRRKHYKSFWRGRLRISVHDFVFIKGGGRESHVAYVEDMYEDASGKKMVLARWFEEQDGEHGAVLPPDLYRMEIFFGYGLQDLRVEFVEAVVPVLNPEHFEMFKKIHGGRSSWQPFVCRRQIEDETVGPFDIAQQLQGYANQEIVKAIVAASSSTMVQAKPPNNNKGKAAITSLVAENHAGSSSAAIINDKIMQKHMAPPSPCSTTPSSSVVGDNTMEKHNQKRPPCSAAASNSIIVDKTMEKQKEMSPPCSVTPSSSVIGDKIMKQKQKPPPCSATPSSTVISDKTMEKQKPPACSATPSSSSSVMGDKAMEKQKEKEMPPPCSAAPHSVTIGQTVGSSVVPRSVVNCQATAQNQPPLSGTSNAAASDVSTMVNPAEKMFQPGVRLEALSQDSSVRGCWFKCVVLKRNEKNDKIWVRYQDLRKPEGKGQLKEWLKVARTAEPDRLGIRLAKRPMLRPQLPSCYRKIESPVDIGVIVDAWLNGGWWEGIVL